The DNA sequence AGGACGCGCGGGACGAGTTCGAGTGCATCCGCGAAGGCCTCGACGGCAAGCTGCTCGCGACCCTCGACGGAGTCAGCGTAGTCGCGGAGCCGGGAGGCGAGTTCGACCTCGATGGCACCGCCGCCCGCGACGACGCGGCCGTCGGTGACGGTCGAGGTGACGACGTCGAGCGCGTCGTTGATGCCGCGCTCGAGTTCGTCGACGACGTGGTCGGTCGAGCCACGCAGGAGGAGCGTGACGCCGTGGGCGTCGGGGCCCTCGACGTAGAACAGCTCGTCTTCCTCGTCGCGGCGGACCGAGCCGTGTCCGAGGTCCGCGGCGGTCGCGGAGTCGAGGTCGGAGACGATGGAGCCGCCGAGGACGTTCTTGAGGAACTTGATGTCCGACTTCTTCACGCGGCGGACGGCGAGGATGCCCTTCTTCGCGAGGTAGTGCTGGGCCATGTCGTCGATGCCCTTCTGGCAGAAGACGACGTCAGCGCCGGTCTCGGCGATCTGGTCGACCTTCTCCTTCAGCTGTGCCTCCTCGCGGTCGAGGAACTTCTGGAGCTGGTCGGGCGAGTCGATGTTGACCTGCGTGTCGACGTCGGCTTCCTCGATCTCGATGGCCTCGTTGATGAGCATCACGCTGGCGTCGTCGAACTCGACGGGCATGTCCTCGTGGACCGGGTCCTTGTCGATGATAGCGCCCGTCAGGAGCTCGCTCTCGCCCGCGGAGCGGCCGGTCTGCGTCTCGATGTTGACGTTCTCGAGGTCGACGACGTACGAGCCGTCCTCGGCTTCGACGGTGACCTGCTGGACGGCACCGACGATGAGTTCGGCGAGGAGCTCCTTGTTGAGCTCGGCGCCCTTGCCGGTCATCGACGTCTCGGCGACCTTCTTCAGCAGCTCCTCGTCGTCGGGGTCGACGCGCTCGGCGATGTCGTCGATCTCCGCGCGGGCCTGCTCGCTCGCGAGGTGGAATCCCTTGATAATCGCCGTCGGGTGGATCTCCTGTTCGAGGAGGTCCTCGGCGTTCTTCAGGAGCTCACCGGCGATGGCGACGGCCGTCGTGGTGCCGTCCCCGGCCTCGTCCTCCTGGGTCTCGGCAACCTCGACGATCATCTCGGCCGTCGGGTTGTCGATGTCCATCTCTTTGAGGATGGTGACGCCGTCGTTCGTGATGGTGACGTCGCCCATCGAGTCGACGAGCATCTTGTCCATCCCTTTCGGGCCGAGTGTCGAGCGTACGGCGTCCGCGACGGCTCGTGCCGCACGGATGTTGTACGCCTGCGCGTCGCGGTCCTTGACGCGCTGGGAGTCGTCACCGAGAATGATCATCGGCTGTCCCTGCTGCATGCGCTGACTCATAGTACACCAGCGGATTGTTTGTGATTCTATATAAACGTTTCGAGAGTGGCCGAAGCGTCGTCCCGGCTGAACGTCCGAGAGAGGCACCGAAAACACGACGACTGCGTTCGAGTATTCGACAGAGACATGCCAACGAGTCGCATACAAATGGGCCGTCAACGCTCGCGACAGAGCCCGTGTTTATATACTATCCGTCGACGGGTTCCTTCCAGTGAACGGTGACAGTCCCGACGGCGAAGGCGTCTCGCGAGTCGGGGTCGCGACGGATACGAAGAGTGTTCGTCCCCTCGTGGAGCCCCGTCCCCGTCAGCGTGTCCACCCAGTACTGCCAACCGTCGTTCGGGGGGATGTCGAAGCCCGACAGCGGCTCGCCGTTCACCTCGATCTCGTGACCGTACTCACCGACGTCGAACGCCTGCAGGCCGACGTAGGCGTCCTGTGGGTCGTCGGTGGGGACCTCGAACTCGTGGGGGTCGGTGGTGTCGCCGACGTTGGTCGCCCAGTCGAGGTCGAGCGCTCGTCCCTCCGGGGCGAGCTGGACGCCCAGGTACAGCGTCGCGTAGTTCGCGCGGTGTGACACGGCTGTCGCTACTCGTGGGTGGTGCATAAACACGGCGACATGGGCCGAAAACGCGAGTACGAGGTGGTTCAGTCGTCGTCGGGGGCCTCGTCGGCGATGAACTCGCCGTCGACGTCGGCCCACCGCGGCGGTTCGTCGTCGCGGTCGAGTGTCCGGAGTTCGCGTTCGTTCAGGCGCTCGTCCAGCTGGTTCAGCTTGTTCAGGCCTTTCTTCTCACGGCCACTCTTCGTGTCAGGCATTGTCAACCACACCAACGCAGGCAGTCGGTATTAACATTTCGTCAACGAGTGGAGACGACGTCCGGCGCCCGTCGTCGCGCGGCCCCGAACCCGACGGCTGTCCGAGGCGTGCGCGGTATCATCGGGGAGCGAACGGCCGAGTAGTACGTCTGTGGCGTCCGAGCGCTCACCAACCGCGGGTAGCGTCCGCGACCTCTCCCTCGCCCACCCGGTCGAACTCGTCGGCGAGTTGCTGGCGGACGGCGTCGGTGTCTCGGTCGGGGTCGGTCACGATGTCGAGCGCGGCCAGGAGGGCCGCGCGTGTCTCCTCGAGTTCCTCGACCCGTTCGACCAGTTCCTCGTGACTCCAGTCGTCGTACTTCGTGGACATGTGTCTACGGGCAGGTGGGGCGAGCACATAAGCAGTGGTGGCTGTCCGGGGCTCGGACACCGCGAACGGCGGGACGGGCAAACAGGTTTTGTGTTCGGCGCTACCTCCGACAGTATGGACCACGCTCTCGGTCGTCGCCGACTCCTCCGAACGATCACCGTCGGCGCGGCCGTCGGCCTCGCGGGCTGTTCGACGTCGTCGCCGGACGCCGGTGGCCAGTCCGAGCGGGCGACCGGCGAACCCACGCGAACAACCGACGCGCCGACGGCGACCACCACGGAGACGACGGCGGTGAACGCCTCGCCCGCTGACGTGCCGGACGCGGTCGGACTCGACACGCTCGCGACGGGACTCGGTGCCCCGCTCGACGTCGTCTTTACCCCCGACGGGACCCGCTACGTCGCCGATCAAGCGGGGCGTATCCTCGTCCACGACGCCGACGGCCTCCGCAACCGGCCCGCGCTCGACATCCGCGACGCCATCACGACCGGAGGCGAAAAGGGTCTCCTGGGGATCGAACCCCACCCCGCGTTCGCCGAGAACGGCCGGCTGTTCGTCCGGTACAGCGCGCCGTCCCGGGAGGGGACGCCGTCGGGTTTCAGCCACACGTTCGTCCTCAGCGAGTTCGACGTCGAGGACGACCGCGTCGACCCCGACTCCGAGCGGACGCTCCTGGAGATTCCACAGCCACAGAGCAATCACAACGCGGGTGACCTCGCGTTCGGGCCCGACGGGTTCCTCTACGTCGCCGTGGGCGACGGCGGGGCCGGCGGTGACCAGGGTCGGGGTCACGCCGACGACTGGTACGACGCTGTCGGCGGCGGGAACGGCCAGGACGTCACGGAGAACCTCCTCGGGTCCATCCTCCGCATCGACGTCGACGCCGGAGACGAGCCCTACGCGGTTCCGGACGACAACCCGCTCGTCGACCGCGAGGGACTGGACGAACAGTACGCCTGGGGCTTTCGTAACCCGTGGCGGCTGTCGTTCGACGGGACGGACCTGTTCGTCGCCGACGTGGGACAGCGCGACTACGAGGAGGTGAGTCTCGTCGAGCGGGGTGGCAACTACGGCTGGAACGTCCGGGAAGGAGCCCACTGCTTCCAAGCCAGCGACTGCCCGACGACGACACCGGACGACGTCCGCGGTGGCGAGCGCCTCGTCGACCCCGTCATCGAGTACCCCCACGGCGGCGCGTCGGTGAGCGGAATCTCAGTCATCGGCGGAGCGGTCTACCGGGGGTCGGCGCTGGCGGGTGCCGAGGGCGTCTACGTCTTCGGCGACTTCCAGGTCCGGGGACGGCTGTTCGCCGCGACGCCAGCGGACGAAGGGTTGTGGCCGACGACGACGGTCGAACTGGTCGGCGACGGCTCCGACCGACTCCGGACGCTCAGGTCGTTCGGCCGCGACGCCGACGGGGAACTGTACGTCGTCGGGACGGGCTCCGAAGGCGGGGCGCTCCACCGACTCGTCCCCGCGTGAGGACGGTCTGCGAAGTCGCCCGCGCCTCAGCGCTCCGTGACCTCGAGTACCTTACCGGCGGCGATAGTCTGGCCCATGTCCCGGACGGCGAAGCTCCCGAGTTCGGGAATCTCCGACGAGGGTTCGATGCTGAGCGGCTTCTGCGGCCGCAGCGTCACGACGGCGGCGTCACCCGCCTTGATGAAGTCGGGGTGCTCCTCGGCGACCTCGCCCGTCTTGGGGTCGAGTTTCTGGTCGATAGACTCGAAGGTGACCGCGACCTGCGCCGTGTGGGCGTGCAGGACCGGCGTGTAGCCGGCGGTGATGACCGAGGGGTGCTGCATGACGACAATCTGGGCTTTGAACGTCTCGGCGACCGACGGCGGGTTCGACGCCTCGCCGCAGACGTCGCCGCGGCGGATGTCGTCCTTGCCGACGCCACGGACGTTGAACCCGACGTTGTCACCGGGACCGGCCTCGTCGACCTCCTCGTGGTGCATCTCGACCGTCTTCACCTCGCCGCCCACGTCGCTCGGCATGAACACGACGTCCATCCCCGGCCGGAGGACGCCCGTCTCGATACGCCCGACGGGAACGGTCCCGATACCGGAGATAGTGTAGACGTCCTGGATGGGGATGCGCAGCGGCGCGTCCGTCGGCGGCGACATCTCGGGGAGGTTGTTCAGCGCCTCCAACACGGTCGGCCCGTCGTACCACGGCATATGCTCGGACGGCTCGGCGATGTTGTCGCCCTCGAACGCCGAGATGGGGATGAAGCGCGCGTCGTCGCTGTCGAAGCGGACCTGTGTGAGAAGCTTCTGGACTCCCTCCTTGACCTCGTTGTAGGTGTCTTCGGCGTAATCGACGGTATCCATCTTGTTGATGGCGACGATGAGCGTCTCGATTCCCAGGGTCTTCGAGAGGAAGACGTGTTCGCGGGTCTGTGGTGCGACGCCGTCGTCGGCGGCGACGACCAACACGGCGTGGTCGGCTTGACTCGCCCCGGTAATCATGTTCTTCACGAAGTCGCGGTGCCCGGGCGTATCCACGATGGTGAAGTAGTACTTGTCCGTGTCGAACCGCTGGTGAGCGATGTCGATGGTGACCCCTCGTTCGCGCTCCTCGGCGAGGTTGTCCATCACGTACGCGAACTCGAAGCCGCCTTTCCCCTTCTCTTCGGCCTCTTCGCGGTGCTGTTCGATGACGTGTTCGGGGACCGAGCCGGTCTCGAACAGCAGGCGGCCGACCAGCGTACTCTTCCCGTGGTCGACGTGCCCGATAATCGCTAGATTCTGGTGTGGTTTGTCTGCCATGATGTACTCCCCCCGGCGGTGTGCCGCAGGAGCTTACGAGTAGGGTGCCGACGGGCAAAACGGTTGTGTGATTGCTAGATTGACATGTATGTTCGGAAGGGACGAGTCTCGCCACTCACTCCCCGACTCGAACCCCTTCGGCAGCGGCTCACACGCTCACGAGTGGCGAGCACACGAGGTGCGCGCCGTGTTGTTCGCGGTAGTAGACGCCGGGACAGGAATGTGAACCGCCTGAACGTCGCTCGCGTTGCTCGCTCGTTCCGTGCTTCAAATCCTCCCACCGTCGCGTACAGAACCTCATCCGCGTCCGCTCGGCGACGACACGCCTCGCTCAGGGTCAGAGGTTCAGAGAAGCGCCGGGACAGGGATGTGAACCGGAACCGGACGGTCGTCCTCACTTCGCTCGGACGCTGCGACCGGTAGGGTTCAATCCCGTCCGTCTCGCTTTGCGTCCGTCACCGTGGTTGCGCCGAGATGAAACTCGGCGCTCAGCAGGTGACGGTTACAGAAGCGCCGGGACAGGGATTTGAACCCTGGATCCCAGAGGGAACACGCTTTCCAGGCGTGCGCCTTACCACTCGGCCATCCCGGCTCGGATTCAGCTAGCCCAGTCCGAGATTTAAGTCCTTCCCTTCGCCCTGAATCGGGGGGCGAGCCGGTACGAGAGCCCCGCAGCGGCGCTCCCGACGACCACCGCGACGGCGAGTCGGGCGACGAACCCCACGCTGAGCCCCGCGAGGAGGTCGTACCCCTGGACGAGCACGAGGAAGGCGAGCGCGCCGACGAGCCCCCAGAGGAGACTCGACTTCGTTCGCGGCGTCACGGTTCACTCACGCCGCGTCGGGGACGGCGGCGATAGCCTCGATTTCGACGGCGACCCCCTTGGGGAGGGCCCCGACCTGGACGGCGCTCCGCGCCGGTGGTTCGTCGTCGAAGAAGGTCGCGTAGGTCTCGTTCATCTCGTCGAAGTCGTCGATGTCGGCGAGGAACACCGTGACCTTGAGGACGTCCGCGGGGCCGGCGTCCTCGGCGGCGAGCACGCCCATGACGTTCTCCAGCGCCTGTGCCGTCTGCTCGGCCACCGGTGCGTCGTCGAGCAGTTCGCCGTCGGGCGTGAGCGGAATCTGTCCGGCGGTGAAGACCAGTTCGCCGGTCGTCGTGCCCTGGCTGTACGCGCCGACCGCGGCCGGTGCCTCCTCGGTAGCGATGGTTCGTTTCACACCGGTGGCTCGACGGGCAGGTACAAGAAGGTCGGTCTCTCGGGCCCGCCAGCGGTTACACCAGCACCTCGACCTCGTAGCCGTGGTCGCGGAGGTCGTCGAGCAGGTCCGCGACGTGGGCTTCCCCGCGCGTCTCGAGGTCGACCTCCACCTCGGCGGCGTTCATCGCCACGTCCTTCGAGGTGCGGTCGTGGTGGATGGCGTGGATGTTGGTGCGGTGGTCGACGAGGATCTCGGTGAGGTGCAACAGCGCACCGGGGCGGTCCTTCAGCACAGTCCTGATACGGAGGTATCGTCCGGTCTCCACGAGGCCGCGCATCAACACCGTCGTGAGGACGTTGAGGTCGATGTTGCCGCCACAGAGCGCGGGGACGATGACCTCGCCCTCGTCGTAGTCGAAGCGCTCGGCGAGGACCGCGGCGAGCGGGACCGCGCCGGCTCCCTCGACGAGCGTCTTCGAGCGTTCCAGGAGATGCGTCACGGCCATGGCGATCTCCTCGTCGGAGACGGTCACCACCTCGTCGACCCGCTCGCGGATGACCTCGAACGTCTGCTCGCCGACGCGACGAGTGGCGATGCCGTCCGCGATGGTGTCGACGGCGTCGAGTTCGACGATCTCGCCTTTCTGTAGCGAGTCGGCGAGGCTCGACGCACCTTCGGCCTGAACGCCGACGACCCGCGTGTCGGGCGACTGCGCTTTGACGGCCGTGGCGATACCCGAGATGAGGCCGCCGCCGCCGATACCCACGACCACGGTCTCGACGTCGGGGCACTGCTCGACGATTTCGAGGCCGAGGGTCCCCTGCCCGGCCATCACCGCCGGGTCGTCGAAGGCGTGAACGTAGGTCCGGCCCTCCTCCCGTTCGATCTCGTGGGCCTTCGCCTGCGCCTCGCTGTAGTCGACGCCGTGGAGGACGACCCGGCCGCCGTAACGCTTGGTGGCGTTGACCTTCGAGATGGGGGCGAACTCCGGCATGACGATGGTCGAGTCGACCCCGGCGCGGGTCGCCGCCAGCGCCACGCCCTGCGCGTGGTTCCCCGCGCTCGCGGTGACCACGCCGGCGTCTCGTTCGTCCGCCGACAGGGTCGCGATGCGGTTCGTCGCACCCCGAATCTTGAACGAGCCCGTCCGCTGGAAGTTCTCCAGTTTCAGGTGGACGTCGGCACCCGTCATCCGCGAGAAGGTGTGTGAGTACTCCAGGGGGGTTCGCCGTGCGACCGCCTCGACACGAGGCTGGGCTTCGAGCACGTCGTCCAGCGAGAGCATGCGCCGAGTTGCTCGGGGGAGGCGATAACCGTTGGGTGTCGACGGGACGAGCGACCGCGCCGCGAGGACGGCGGAAAGCGGGGGACTCGAACACACCCATCGGCTGCCGAGACGATTGTCAGAGTGCGGGAAGGACAGTCCGAGTATATCCAACTGTGGGGGTATCTCCGAAGTAGAGGGAAATCACGATGTCCACACACACTCGCACACTCAACGCCGAACTGTTCGGTCGGGAAACGAACTTCGAGTACTCAGAGCACTGGCTGGGCTACGCCATCATCGCGCTGCGGGTGACGATGGGATGGGTGCTGTTCCAGGGCGGCATCACGAAGCTGGTGACGTATCTCGACGCGGACCCCGCGAACAACTGGACGGCCGCCGGCTACCTGGCGAACGCCATCCCGGCGGGGAACCCGCTGGCGGGATTCTTCGCCTCGATGGCCGGCAACCCGCTCATCGACGTCCTGAACATGTGGGGGCTCACCCTCACCGGGTTGGCGCTCATCCTCGGCGCGTTCGTCCGCTGGAGCGCGTTCTGGGGCGCGGTCATGATGCTGTTCTACTGGCTCGCGGCGCTGGAAGGCGGCCTCCTCGCGGGACTGCCCCTCGCGCACGGCTGGGTCGTCGACGACCACCTCGTCTACGCCTTCCTCCTGTTCGGTCTCGGGGCGATCGGCGCGGGACGCATCCTCGGTCTCGACGCGTCCCTCGAGGAACTCTCGGTCGTCCAGAACAACCGCTGGCTCCGCTGGTTCCTCGGCTGAGCGGACCGGCACGGCCCGCCGTCGACCGTCTCTCCGACGGGACCTCGACCGGGGCCGTCGAACGCGGCCGACTGTTTTTACCAAGAGCGCACAGCAGACTCACCGCACGGACCGAGCCGTCGCTCCGAGAGTGATGGAGAAAGAACCGGCATGCCGCGTCCGCAATCGCGTCGCGTTCGTGCGGATTGGGGGAATGCACACGCTTGACGCGCACTTACTGATACGCCGGAGAAGGATATAAACGTCCGCCGAGCGGGGTGAAAGTGAAACTGTCCGACGCCGGCGTGTTCAAACGGTGCGTCAGACGTCTGTCGTCCGAACCGAGGGAGCCGAGAACGGGTGAGATGGAGCGACGACTCACCGGTCGACGACCGGTTCGACGGCGACCTCGAGCCGAGTCAGGAAGTCGCGGACCCGGGTCGCGAACGGGCCTTCGCCGGGCCAGGTGGCGTCGGCGTCGAGACGCTCGGGGTCCCCGACGTAGACGGCCGCCGTCCCCCCGTCTGTCCGGGGAACCGAGACGCGGACGTACAGGCCGTCGTCGACGCCCTCGTAGGCGTCGATGCGGTCGACCTCGTCCGTCCGGAGGAGTCGCCCCGCCGCCTCGCCGCCCGGCGCGAGCGTCGGATACCGTCCCTCGACGAGGTGGAGGCCGTGGAGACGCGCCGGGCCGACGAACGCGTACGAGTCGACGACGGTCGCGACGCGCTCGGGGTTCGTCAGCGTGCCGTAGACGAAGACGTCCATGGACGGTCGACGTGGCGCGATGATAAAAACGTCACAGCGCGAGTGACCCGATGACGACGCTCCGGATGGTGGAGAGCCACCGCGAGGCCGGGCGACCCGCGCCACGTGCGTCGCCGCAGTCACGGGATGGTCGTGGCGAACGGTCGGACAGAAGCGGGACGAACAGTGTAGCGACTGCCAGTATCCGGGAACGACCGTGGCGTGGGGACGAAGGCGGACGAGACGGCGGCCGGACGGGCGTTATCGCTCGTCGAGCGGGACGATCGACTGGTCACGCGGGCCGACGTAGCGGGCGCGCGGGCGGATGAGGCGATTCCCGTCGTACTGTTCGAGGACGTGCGCGATCCAGCCGCCGACGCGCGACATCGCGAAGATGGGGGTGTAGATGTCGATGGGGATGCCCATCTGGTAGTACGTCGAGGCGGAGTAGAAGTCGACGTTCGGGGCCAGTCCCTTCTCCGCCATCATGTACTCCTCGATGGCGACGGAGTAGTCGTACCACTTCATGTCCCCCGCGGCCTCCGCGAGCGCCTCGGACTGTTCGCCGAGGATCTTCGCCCGCGGGTCCTTGACGTTGTAGACGCGGTGACCGAAGCCGGCGACGCGCTTGCCCTCGTCGAGCGCATGCGCCACCCAGTCGGTCGGGTCCATCCCACTCTCGTCGACCTCGTGGAGCATCCGCATCACGTTCTGGTTGGCACCGCCGTGGAGCGACCCGGCGAGTGTGCCCACCGCGGAGGTGATGGCGGAGTGGAGGTCCGAGAGGGTCGACGCCGTGACCATCGCCGAGAAGGTCGAGGCGTTGAGGCCGTGGTCGGCGTGGAGGACGAGCGCCTGGTCGAACACGTCGGCGAGGACGTCGTCGGGTTCCTCGTCGTTGAGCATGTAGAGGAAGTTCGCCGCGTGCGAGAGGTCCTCACGGGGTTCGACGGGGTCTTCGCCGTCGCGGTGGCGCTTGAACGCCGCCAGCGCCGTCGGAACCTTCGCGGTGATGCGTCGGCCCTTCCGGACGTTGGCCTCACGGTCGGTCACGCCCTCGGCGTCGAACGTGGCCTCGTCGTCGTTCGCCGAGAGCTGTGAGACGACCGTCCGGAGGGCGGCCATCGGGTTCTCGTCGGCGTCGGCGAGCGCCTCGATGGTCCGGTGGATATCCTCGTCGAGCGACCGCTCGGCGGCCATCGCCGAGGAGAACTCCGCCAGTTCGTCGTGGTTCGGGAGCGTCCCGTACCAGAGGAGGTAGACGACCTCCTCGTAGGAGGCGCCGTCTGCGAGGTCGGCGATGTCGTACCCACGATAGACGAGCTGTCCGGCGTCGCCGTCGATAAAACTGAGCTCCGACTCCGCGACAAGGACGCCCTCCAGCCCCCGTTTCAGGTCGTCTGACATACGACCTGATTTCAGACCCTCTCAAAAAAGCGTTATCGTTCGGTGCGTCATCCGCCGGAACCGTGGTCGCGACGCAGGCGAGCAATTCTTTTGCGTCCCCGGCGGGTATCCGGGCGTATGTATCCGGAGGACGTGGAGTACGAGCCGGTCAGCGTGAAGGCGGTACTCGCGGAGATGAAAGACACCGCCGAACTGCTCATCGACCTCTCGTACTCCGCGGTCCTCCTCGGGAGTGACGAGATCGCGCGCGAGGTGTTGGCGCTCGAAGAGCGGATGGACATCCTCCAGTTGCAGGCGCGCATGAGCCTGCTGATGGCCGCCCGGAGCCCCGAGGACGCCGAGGAACTCGCGCCCGTGTTGGGCGTGGTCGGTGCCGCGGAGAAGATATCGAACGCGGCGGGTGACATCGCGAAGGTGGTCCTCGAGGACATGGGGCTGCCGGACGCGATTCGCTCGGCGCTCCCGGAGGCGACGGAGATTCTCGTCCGGGTCCCCGTCGCCGTGGACTCGCCGTACCACGGCCACTCGCTCGGAACGCTCAATATGGAGACCGAGACGGGAGTGCGAGTCATCGCCATCCGCCGCGAGCAGGCGACGGGGAAACGGCGGTGGATCACGAACCCGGACCACGAGAGCGTGCTCCAGTCGGGCGACATCCTCCTCCTGCGCGGTCCCGAGACGGGGCTGAAAGAGGTGTACGAGCGAGCCAGCGGCACCGCCTACGAACCCATCGCCCCGGCGGAGCCGCCCATCGACGACCTCGAACGGGCCGTCGACTCCATCGTGCTGATGAAGAACATGAGCGAACTCGCCGTCGACCTCGCCTACGGGGCCGTCCTCTTCGACAGCGAGGGCGTCGCCGAGGAGGTGGCCGAACTCGAAGCGGAGGTCGACGCGCTCAAATCGCGGTTCGAGGCGTGGACGCTCCGGGCGGCCGCTCGTGTCGAAGACCCCATCGCGCTCCGCGGACTGATGCATCTCGCCGTCTCGACGGAGGTCATCTCGGACGCGGCGCTGGAGATCAGCGAGGGCGTTCTCCACGGCCTCGCGGCCCACCCGGTCGTCGCGGCCGCGGTCAAAGAGTCCGACGAGGTCATCGTCCGCCTGACCGTCTCGCCCGGCAGTGACCTCGCGGGGACGACCATCGGCGACCAGATGATTCAGACGGAGACCGGGATGCGCATCATCGCGGTCAGGCGGGGCGGCGAGGGGAGCGACTGGGTCGTCCAGCCCGGGCCGACGACGGCACTGCGCGCCGGGGACGTCATCGTCGCGAAGGGGACCCGCGCGGGGACCGCCCGCCTGGGGGAGCTAGCGGGCGACCAGCCGGACGTCGGCGAGTGACGGGGAGGAGCTGTTGAACGGCTGCCACGTGTGGCGGTTTGTGAGGACACACGCTTATGCGCGTCCTTCCCTTCCCCCTGGTATGAGTATCGTCGCGGAGTTCACTATCGAAGCCGAGCAGTTCCTGTTAGGGCGAGTGCTCCGCGCAGGCGGAGGGATGAACATCGAAATCGAACGGGTCGTCCCCGCGTCGAAGCAGGTCATGCCGTACGTGTGGGTGAGCGGCGGGGACAGGACGGCGTTCGAGGAGGCCGTCAGGGCGACGGACGAGGTGCGCGAACTGCTCCACCTCGACACCATCGGCGAGCGCTCGCTCTACCGGATCGACTGGGACGAGACCGTCGAGAGCCTCATCTACGGGATGGTCGAGACGAACGCGACCATCCTCGAAGCCCACGGGCGGGACAACTGGCTGTTCCGCATCCGGTTCAACGACCACGAGTCGCTGTCGGCGTTCAGCGAATACTGTCAGATACACGATATCCGACTCAACGTGCGTCGCGTGCACAACCTCACGGCCGACGAGGTCGACGACGACCCCTTCGACCTCACCGACGAACAGCGCGAGGCAATCGAACTCGCCCTGCAGAAGGGGTACTTCGAGGTCCCCCGCCAGGCGACACTGTCGGACCTCGCGGTCGACCTCGACGTCTCCCAGCAGGCGATTTCGGAGCGACTGCGGCGGGGCACACAGAAGGTGATGGACGTCATCGTCGACGACACGTTCCGGGCGTCAGAACGGTAGGGCTGGACGAGCGCGTATGAGTGGCTTGAATTAACAAGCCGAAGGGCCTTGCGGGCGGAGACGCCTCA is a window from the Salinigranum halophilum genome containing:
- the citZ gene encoding citrate synthase gives rise to the protein MSDDLKRGLEGVLVAESELSFIDGDAGQLVYRGYDIADLADGASYEEVVYLLWYGTLPNHDELAEFSSAMAAERSLDEDIHRTIEALADADENPMAALRTVVSQLSANDDEATFDAEGVTDREANVRKGRRITAKVPTALAAFKRHRDGEDPVEPREDLSHAANFLYMLNDEEPDDVLADVFDQALVLHADHGLNASTFSAMVTASTLSDLHSAITSAVGTLAGSLHGGANQNVMRMLHEVDESGMDPTDWVAHALDEGKRVAGFGHRVYNVKDPRAKILGEQSEALAEAAGDMKWYDYSVAIEEYMMAEKGLAPNVDFYSASTYYQMGIPIDIYTPIFAMSRVGGWIAHVLEQYDGNRLIRPRARYVGPRDQSIVPLDER
- a CDS encoding potassium channel family protein is translated as MYPEDVEYEPVSVKAVLAEMKDTAELLIDLSYSAVLLGSDEIAREVLALEERMDILQLQARMSLLMAARSPEDAEELAPVLGVVGAAEKISNAAGDIAKVVLEDMGLPDAIRSALPEATEILVRVPVAVDSPYHGHSLGTLNMETETGVRVIAIRREQATGKRRWITNPDHESVLQSGDILLLRGPETGLKEVYERASGTAYEPIAPAEPPIDDLERAVDSIVLMKNMSELAVDLAYGAVLFDSEGVAEEVAELEAEVDALKSRFEAWTLRAAARVEDPIALRGLMHLAVSTEVISDAALEISEGVLHGLAAHPVVAAAVKESDEVIVRLTVSPGSDLAGTTIGDQMIQTETGMRIIAVRRGGEGSDWVVQPGPTTALRAGDVIVAKGTRAGTARLGELAGDQPDVGE
- a CDS encoding helix-turn-helix domain-containing protein, with product MSIVAEFTIEAEQFLLGRVLRAGGGMNIEIERVVPASKQVMPYVWVSGGDRTAFEEAVRATDEVRELLHLDTIGERSLYRIDWDETVESLIYGMVETNATILEAHGRDNWLFRIRFNDHESLSAFSEYCQIHDIRLNVRRVHNLTADEVDDDPFDLTDEQREAIELALQKGYFEVPRQATLSDLAVDLDVSQQAISERLRRGTQKVMDVIVDDTFRASER